The DNA segment CCTCCAGTTAATATACATGAATTCAATCCTAAAAATAAAAAAACTCAAGTTATTTCAATAGGAAGATTTTCGGAAGAAAAAAATCTTGAATTTGGAATTAATGTTATATCTAAATTAAATTTTCCATATCATATAATTGGAAATACAAAAACAAAATCAAATATTTTATATTTTGAAAAACTAGAATCTAAAATAAAAAAACTTGAGTTAAAATCAAAAATTAATCTTTTAAAAAACATTGATAGACATAAACTAGTAGATTACATGAATAATTCAAAAGTATATTTTCATTGTTCTAATGAAACCTTTGGAATTTCTGTTGTTGAAAGTATAGCTGCTGGATGTATCCCGATAGTTCCTAATACAACTGCACATAAAGAAACAGTTCCCAAAGATGATTTAAGGTATAAAGAAAATGATGAAAATGATGCTAAAATGAAAATTGAGGCAGCATTGCGAGGTGATTTTGATAAATATCTGCACGAATTGCAAGAGCATATAAAAAAATTCTCTGAAGAAAATTTTCATCAATCATTTTTAAAAATAGTTGAAAGTCTTAACTAGTTTTTTGATATCTTATATTTTTTCCATTTTTTTGAATCTAAACTCATATCCATAGTTAGTTTTGGTCCAGAATAATCCTTAATTGTCATAGGCTGTATGTCAGGTGTTGTAATTCTTGCTAGCTCTAACATGGAAATTTTCTC comes from the Candidatus Nitrosopumilus sediminis genome and includes:
- a CDS encoding glycosyltransferase, giving the protein MHEFNPKNKKTQVISIGRFSEEKNLEFGINVISKLNFPYHIIGNTKTKSNILYFEKLESKIKKLELKSKINLLKNIDRHKLVDYMNNSKVYFHCSNETFGISVVESIAAGCIPIVPNTTAHKETVPKDDLRYKENDENDAKMKIEAALRGDFDKYLHELQEHIKKFSEENFHQSFLKIVESLN